A stretch of DNA from Columba livia isolate bColLiv1 breed racing homer chromosome 11, bColLiv1.pat.W.v2, whole genome shotgun sequence:
GTCCTTCCCAGAGCAATCAGCCTGGAAAAAACGGAATGAGGAAAGCAAAGGGATCCGGCAGCTCCAGAGCACAGAGAGTGTGGGTTAGTGCCCAGCGTGATTTGTTACGGAGGAGGAAGATGGTGTGAAGCTGGAAAGGCGATTAAGGGTGGAAGGTGGAGGACCTTTACTTTggtggtgtgggttttgtttgtgtttttgtttttcctaaggtGGAGAGATAATCTAGTTCTGTTGTGCTCATTTATTCCATCCCTAGTAGTATTATAAGTGATAAtctgtgtatttcttttgaTATTGGTTAATAGTAGATTCAGAAGAATACTGGATTCTTACGTTAAACACAGTAGTGCCAGACAGCCTGTACCCTGAGTAGTttataaagaagaataaaaggatTACAGGTAGGTCACACGGATATAAATTTCCACGTGAGTTTAGTTAGACCTTAAAACAGGGCATGTACACTTCAGGGTCACTTGAGATGCATCCATTCTTTTATTCTTGATTCTCATTTCAccttctgttggtttttcttctctgaactcCTTCCAGTCCACAGGCTTTGATAAGAAAGGTCCCTCAAGGGTGGATGTGGGGTTTCAAGAATGTTTTGCCGGTTGTTTTCTGGCTGTTCCTTTAGCGTACTTTGTCAGCTCATATTTGCTAAAGTGCAATTATTCATGGGAAATAACAAGACTTAAATTGTTGTGACTAAAGACAAAGACGTAACTCATTCGATATATAACATCACCAAACTGAGTTAAGCTTGAGTGTTCAGACACTTCAAAAAACAGCTGCTGTAAGAATCAAAGATAAGAGACAGCAACACAACTATTTTATAAGACAACAATGAGAAGTTTAATTGATTTAATAAAACCCACAATAAAGCaacacatttctgcttttttcttcaattaaaCAAATGTGTAGTAAATTATTACAATAAAAAAGCTCCAAATACAATACATGTCTACTGTACTTTAACTTCTAATTACAGAAACTGTAAACccaaatttaattaaaacctcTTTGAATATTAGTATGTGCAAAATACCTGTTGTTTGTGGTATTTCTTTTCCAGTAAGTTTGTATGGATGGGATGCATGTTTTTCATTAACTGAGATATGGCTTAATGATAGTGTTTGCATCGAGGCATTCATTAACTTTGCAAGTACAGTGCTACTGCGCCTCTGAGCTGTGTGTGCTCCCAAGCGTTCCCATCTCTTGCCAGAACAGATACAACCATAACCAGGTGTTGTGTGCGCTTTGTCCAAATTAATACTGTGCTGTCAGTTCTCACCTCTAAACATTCATTTTGTGACCCCTGCgtcaaaaaaaacaaaggggagAAAAGCAGCCAAGATTGTTACCACCAATTGCATGTATAAATCAGCCTGGTGTATATGTGAAACCCTAGCAGTTTCAAACAGACAATAGCTTAACTATTCACAGCTGAATATCACAATATCCATTACTTTGCaaaaattttcctttctgatcCGCATACAGAACTACTTTTGATGTCGGTAAAAGTTCCTATCATAGAATCAGAggataccaggttggaagggacctcagggatCACCTgatccaacctttcttggcaaaagcccggtctagacaagatgggccagcaccctgtccagctgaatcttctGCATGAAGATCCAAGTccagaataagaaaaatattcaaagccACATTCTTACCATCTTATGAACTTTGCACCTCATATTTTTGTTGCCCTCAGCTTCTTCAATGGAAATGACTTCAGAAGCAGGTGTAAAGCTGAGCTTGAAGGTGTGTGATAGCTTAGTGCCAGGTTTTATTATCCTGTGTACATTCAAGGTACAGTGATTCCACCATGAGGTTAAGCAAGTCAGTTTTGTGGGCTCTGAGAATGagtaaatgctttttaaattgcCTCGTCCCTCTGTACATAAGAAAAGGCATTTCTGCCTCTGTAGCTTGTTATGATATAATTGTCCAACACCACTAGGTAGCTGGGATTGcttggattttgttttattcataaAGTATTGAGGGGCTGCTATTGCAGTGGCATTCCTGTGCCATACTGTGCTCAGAGCAGAAACTAAAAAGTGAGAGACCTGTGACTGAATTAATAGAATGTGTCTAAAACTTCTTCTCCCTGCTTTCCTGTAAGAAGATGCATGTATTTTGCATGGCTGTAGATAGTGTTTGAGAGTATCTCCACATCAAGCATAGCTCCTGtcacttgatttttcttttaaaacaaaacaataatggAAAATGATCAATTACAGGACACTTATTAACTAGAATGCATGCTAATCAACTGGCCTTTTAATGTGAATCAAATGTTGGTTTAGACATTCAagattattattaaaaattcatCTTACAAGTCAaaactttgtaaaataaataacctGTTTCTAATGTATAAACCCTAttctaaaatacattaaagatAACCGATCACTTAAAACACTTCAGGTCGGTCCAGCGTTGGGTCTCTAGTTAAATACCAGAAGTCTGGGCAAGCAGCGTCCTGTCTGGATCTCTGAATGCCCAGATTAAAGCTAACTTTCTGGTTTAGGTACAATAAATTGTGTATTCTGCAGTGCCTCCAAAGAgacagttttcaaaataattcaatGACCACTGTATGCGTTATAGTTTAAGATACTGTATGAAAATTACTATTGCAAAAATACTGTATACTGAGTTCAGGGATCATGACATATTATGGAACCCTGGTACGATCAGTATTAGAGACTTCAATTGAAATACTGAATTCTTGATGCTCCATTTGCAGTACAGGTAGTTTGTGGTACATAGTTATTAAAGGACAATATTGGGCTGTAATTTGTGAGGTATCTGCAGAGCCGTGTTGCAGTTTGTAAACAatctgaaaacagttttgtcTTAAAATCATACTAAATTGAATAAACCAGTACAAGGGAGAGAGTGAAATATATGTTCTGTAGGGCAACCACTGCACTTCTTGCAGCACCAGTTCTCCCTGCTGCATGTTACATGGTACAAATCCACATATTAATGGTTTCTACTTGATCGTTTTCATTTTGCGTTTATTGCTCTCAGTCTTTGACTACGAGATAAAGAATAAGGCAGCAGTTCCCAAAACATATGAAATTAGGCACTGGAACTCTGACAACTTGCGCAGGTTTTGCTCCTTTCCTGTCTGTAGGTCTGAAGCTGCACAGAGCACTTGTACATTCCAAACGTGTTCAGCAGCAGGTGTCGGGCCTTGGCCTGAACTTCCTCCCATTTAGATGAACTCCCAGGAACTGGAAAATTGGGAAAAGAATTAATAGAATTCATTCCTCAAGAAACCTGGGCGTTCCAGCTGTTCTTAAATTTAGCACAGTTTTCCCAACTAGAATAATCTTTGTTCACACccatttattaatttaatattgtTCTGTGGTCACTATGTACTCcctatatattatttttacatctttAGGTCTATATCCTCTAACTGGGATCACATCTTGATAGAACTGTGTTAGACACTACCGCCCCCTTTCCCCCAAAAAACTGAGCTTTCTTACTAAGAATTAATATTCATGGTAGTGTTTATATGTCTAAATCAGCatgtattttggaaaaacatacttatttttcaaatgtcagATTGTTCCACATTAGAACTTCACCCTGTCTTTCCCTGAACAAAATAAGGGATATTATGaggagtttggtttttttaataccCAAAGAATCTGTATTAGATGTTTTAGTATGAAtatatttctttgcaaaattTTCATTTACACTGTGTCTTTCTGGGCCAATGAGTTCTGTACCTCGCTGTATAAAACCATACTTAgtagatactttttttttcacagaatgataCTTCCTAGTTCAACTTGAACAACAATACTAAGAGGAagtgctggggttttttctacACTTAGATTTGATTTAGAATTATGCTATATAGCCGCTTACCTAGTTGCAAGTGGACTATGGCAGTTGTTTTTCCTGCAGTGAGAGACCAAACATTTAAATCTTCTATAGAATAAACGTCTTCAATTTTCATCAAGTCTTCCTTAATGCGATCCACATTTAAATGCTTTGGAACTCCTGTGACACCAAACAAGAGGTAAAATTAATTCTGTCTTCTGCAAGCTCTCAGTGGCCTTTAAAATGTCACGACAGATCTCGGAGTTTATCATTTGTGCTGTTGGAAATTATTAGTAACTTCCAAGTTATCAATAGAGAAGCATATGCAGATTCGCATGTGAAGTCCAGTATGACACAGACGTTGTACAGAAATTGCAGTGTTGTCTCAAATGTGATTTATGCTGTCCAGAACCTGCTCTCTGGCAATAGCCTGTATTAGATCCTTTGGAGCAGTGTCCTTGTGCAGACACTTTACCACGGCTCGTGACCCCTGATCACTGCTTGGAACAGGCTCTAAGCCAGAATCTGAAACAACACAAACCACAACTAGGACCTGTCTCCTGAAACTTCGCTCTTCGGGTTAACCAGTATAATTTCCAAATGCTCACAGTAATCCATCTCCAGTGGTTAAATATAtattacttctgtcttacagCGTGGCATCCTTGCAAATCAGCAATTGCACTGACCAAGCCCTTTTGGACGTAGTATTTTCAGCAGCTACAACACATCTGTACCTTCCCTACTCCATCCTTTAGCTGTACAAAGGGCAGAATCAAAATTTTACATGATCAACATGGGCCCTAGCACAAAAACACTGAATGAACTCTGTTTCTGAATAGTCTTGTTTCCATCATAGCTTTTTACCACCTAACTTCCAGTTTTATGGGGTTTGATTACATATACTATGAGGAGTTCAGCCACTTGCTCCTCAcatttcttcagcatttttgGATGACTCCTCTCTGAACCTGATGCCTTATTGTCTTTTAAATTGCGTTAGTCCCGGTACCATCTCTCTTGAAAGTTCAATGTCTTGAATTGTCTCTCATTAAACAAGATTTTATTCTAATGAAGACTACCAAACAATTACTTGGCTGTTAAATAACTAGCTAACTGCCTGGTACTATTTCTAcagctttctttttcccaggAAACATggatttaatgttttatttcttgcatCATGCTATTGACAGACTTCCATGCTGCTTTATAAATCTATATTAAGAGCTAGAATCTCATTGCTTGTATTAGACAACCATTTAAGTTTTTTAATTTAGCATTCCTAGTATAACGATGAAACTGAAGTTAAAATTAATATTGAAAGCTGATACAGCTCCAAGGCCTCTGATGTTGTAGCAGTAGTCTCCAACATAAATGGGAGTCCATTCTCTGGATGTCTTGAATTTGAGTTGGAAATATTCCCTAGTATACATACAGCCCACCTATCATCACTTTTAATAACACCATTAATGCAAAGATTGTTATGACAACTGGGATACCTATGCAAACAACTACAACTCAGACATCTGGAATCTGATACATCATTAGCTTGTCttatctgttttcttcagctaaATCTTAGCTATTGGTTTGGAGCTAATTGAGGTTTCTTAAGCAAATGTCACCATTTTTGCCTTTCTGATGAACTTCCATTttgttggatattttttttcttcctgaacgACAGCAAAAGCACTTGACATTGAAGATTTCTAGGTCCTTGATTTAACCTTGTAACATAATAAAAGTGAAGTCAAAAATAGCTCAGATGAGACAGCTAGGAGTGTGCAGCTAAAACATAGGATTTTTCTCCCATCCCTAATGTTTTCACTTTCATAAGGTAAAAGTACTAGCTCAAGCAGTAAGAGTTGGCATGTGAGTTATAATAAGGCAAAGAATGTTGCTGGCATCTTTCCCTCCGAGTCACCGTATGAGATAACATTCTTCAGCTTatattcagctttttcttccctttttttacttcctttttacacCGCTCATTTCTTGTAGCTTTGCCTATGGTAACAACAGAAGCACACAAGTAATACCACAGCGCTTGTGGAAAAGGGGAATACAGGACAGTTGTGAACCACCTGTCCAGCCATTAGGCCTTGGCTTGAGTCCTCTTTTTACATGCGTTCACACTCACTTCACCTTACAAGTACTTGAAGTGAAAACATAGAATTGAGTTGGGCGAACTTCACTGAGTTTGGCGATAGCCGCTGCAGACACAGAAGGAAGCGCTGTACATTTCAGTGCAGAGATCAAAGACGTCTATAAAGACCGCTGCAACTTAGCCAAGCCATCAAGAACCAACAGcctaaagcagcagcaggacaaacAGGTCTCCGGACACAATCCACTTTGTTAGAGATGGTGATTATGTCATAAAAGTGCCAACACTCACTGGTGTTTGGCATGTAAAGTACTGCAGACTGTGCACGGATCTTACCTTCCATAATAATAACTCCTGTGTCACACAGAATTCGAACCGTTGTCAAAACCACCAGTATGGaaaatacatatgtacatataggATCAGCAATCTTGTACTCTGGCTGCAAGGGAAGTTCCAAAGTGTTAAAGGGTGTATAAAAATCAGCTTGCTTATAAAAACGTGAGTCAGAAAATGCAGTTACTTCTAGCTCCAACTTTCacgaatatttatttttgttggaaCACTTACAAAATACATAATAGAGATAGTATTTGCTTATTTTGCATGAATGTATGAAGCTTATAGTAGAATGTCaaaaagtggggtttttgaTAACTTACAAAACCCAGTCCGTTTTTAATTTAATCACTGGagttgaaatttaaaaaagttCCAGTCTGCCTCAAAGAGCACCCATTCCTTACCTTAAAGCGTATGATGTACGCAGCTACGAGCACCCCGATACTCTGTACCAGGTCCCCGAGGGCGTGGACGAAGGCGGCTCTCACGGCAAGGCTGCTGTGGCCGTGGCCCCCGCTCTGCGCTGCGTTAGGAGGGTTCGACTGAGGAACGTGGGAGTGAGGGTGGGAATGGGAGTGGGAGTGAAGGTGGCCAGACTGATTCAGCAAAAAACCCATTCTGAAagcgaaagaagaaaaacactccAAGAAACAGGCTTTAGGGTTTGGTgagtgggttttgttgttgttgttgcttctctttctttcattttaaactaaagaattGAAAAAGTAACACTCAGCATCGTTTCATGTCTTAATTATGAAAATGAAGAGGGCCAGCAAAATTACATTGCATGAGAAAGTTACAGGCCATGAATGAATTAGCAGctatttcagaaatacatttatGAGTTTTAATGGAGAGAAAGGGAGATCTTACATTAAGTTAACTGCAACACCAACGGCTGCTGTAATCAGCATGATATCGCCATTTATCTCATAGTCCATATGGATAGTTCTCTGAACAGCTTCATACAAGAGGAATGCCATAAGGATATAGACCAGCAATACACTAATGATGGCTGACAATACTTCTgcaaacagaaaggaaacaacATTACAAAAGTGAGTCTCAGATCTATTTCTATTTCCAAATCAGAATGTGGACAGAGCCTTAATTGTTGTCACTATTTTATGCATATTATAACCCTAATGCACAACTAACAAGTTGTGTGGTAAATAAAACTCTTAAAATAGGATTAACAAATGGAGTTTGTTCTAATCAACTCCTTCACACTTCCCTATCTGTATATCCCtcaaattctgttttctctgcaaactTCTGCACAGGCGATGACTGTGAGTTCTCAGGCCAAAGTTCTGGGTTGTCTGAAGAAGCTGCAGACAAAGTCCTGTcagaggaggggaaaatagGTGATCTCAAACATCACCGGCCCACCAAAAAAGAAGAGAGCTTGATTTCAAGTGTCTGCAGTATTAACCTGGATATAGAAATCACTTTTatatttccttctgtatttAGGATggagaaaaaattataaaaagatTAAGGAACTGAACAGTACAAACTTGTCAGACGTATTACTCCTAAGCATCTTGATATCTGTGTACATACACGGTATTTATTGCAGATTTCAGCTACAAAGGATTGCTTAATGTAAGTTTCTGTATTGCTGTTCTAACACTATCTAATGTTTACCAAATATTCATTTCACAAAAGTAAGAGTGTCACCACCAACACTTTGGTGTAGGACTTGTTTCATCAGCAGGGACTTTTCAAAAGGGCACATACGTCTATATAAAGAGAACATTCTAAAGTTCAGAAAAACTCCTAATATTTCATTGTCACGCACCTTCTGCCGCCATTTAAATCTGTGGAAAGTGGTTACAGCTCTCTACAAGGTTCCTGCTGTTCTGATGTGAGGTAAAGAGCTCTGAATATTTTATGCTGCTGTCTGCCTCAGTACCCAAGTCATGAAATTGGGCTGGTAATAGCGCACAGAAGCCTGGGGAGGGTGGAGCCCATGTTACAGTTTTAAGGTCCTACTATAAATAATATAGGTATTTCCAAATGGGTCACTAGATCCCTTTTAACATAAACGTTCTTTTCCCTTAACTTCGTATTCTGAAGATTATTTCGCTGTTGCAGCtgaaattggggaaaaaaaaggcaagatacCTTACAGCGAAAACACTTAAAAGAGCGTCTTAGTTATAAGCAAGTTAATACAGGGCTTTACAAAAAGCACTGGGAGGACTTTAATGCTCGCTCCATTGTATTGCGTGTAAATCTGCAGCCATGCCTGAGTAATCTGTAGTCATTATGCTCATTACTGTCATTGCCAGATGGATCACTGGGATTTTATCCTTCCTGTGTGAATTCAAAGATCTGAGGTGGAATTAATTTACTTGGAACTATAGTGGCTGTTCTTCCCACTTGTTCCACACATTGCCCTGATTTATTCCCCCATAAGGGCAAAATTTTGCTCTTGGCTGTACCACAGCGCTAAGAATCCTGCCCTGAGAATtgcctcccttctccctctgctctgaATCTGTCGTTACTGCAGAAGGTGTCACTTTTAACACACAGCTgccttaattttatttattgactATCACAATAAAAAATATGCAGCTATATAAGCATCTTAATATCACGAAAACCACTTGATgtttaaactgaatttttaatattatggGAGAAGAGACTCACACCAACGCATTCAGCTGTTGGGTGGCGTGTCAATGCCTGGATGAGCATCAGCATTTCCAGGCACTAATAATGCTCTGAAAGGCAACTGTCACAATCTCAGACGATTGCAGAGCAACTTGAAAATCCTGGTCCTGGGAATATCCATGCAAGGCGTAGTGTTCTTTACAAAGCAGGCAGATTATTCAGGACAGCTGCCtaaaaaagcaaccaaccaacaacaaaaaccccaccaccatTGCTTAGAAGGTTTTCcagaatgctttttaaaaaagcttgtGAAGCCCTAGCACATTAGCATTTACCAGAGAAATAACTTATTGTGGTTTTAGTCTATAACTGTGTTTCCTGCAACAGAAACCGGTGTTTGCCTTGCAGTTTCTTTCGGAGTCATTGGCATGTCGGCATTGTAGATTCGTGCTGAGATCTTTCACTGTTTGTGAAGTGAACTACGCGCTGTCTCAGTGGACTGACTGGTTCTGTCATTACTAACGTTGTCTCTGCAGCAATGGAAAAATGCCAGGTTCCGTATCTATGCTTAGATCTGGCCTGTGTCTTGCTGAGAAGGAGGCACCTCCACTTGGTGGTGAAACACAACTACTTTTGGCTTTGAGAATATAACCCTTTTTTGACATGGCTGcaatttccattattttgtcTTCACTTTTCTAACCCATTCCTGAATCCGTCAGCTTCCTTTTCACCATTGAACATGGAATAAAAGCGGAGATGGAGCATACACATTATGTATTCAAGGGGAattcaaacaaatgaaaactagTGCTAATTCCCTTCTGGAATCTGACTAGAAAACTAATATGTCTGTTGTCTTTACAGTGCCATGTTTATGGGAATGAGTTTAAAAATTCATCATTCTGCAAACAAAAGTGATAATGAGCACCAGAAACATTGTTCATTAGAATGTTTCCATGCTTACTGTATATATAGAATATTGCAAAATTTGATGCAAAGCAGGTCAGTGATGAGCAAGTTCTTGCACATATTCCAAGATTTAAGCAAATGCTCCACATTTTTGCTGTAACAGATGCTCAATCTGTAGGCTATTTTTAACATTCTCTCATGTTTAAAGATCTCTCCCATTAAATTCAAGCCATTGTTGAGCTCATGTTATTTGCTGACAAGCTTCTTACATATAGGTTATTT
This window harbors:
- the SLC30A4 gene encoding probable proton-coupled zinc antiporter SLC30A4 isoform X1, which translates into the protein MAGLGLWTSIKSLLRKNEDPLFLNDSSAFDFSDEVGDEDFPRFNKLRVVVSDDASESAPETPVNGAPPGLPSDDDSLLDRDIALRSARAGRPDPCSGCSSRRERSKQRKVKQRLTLAALLYLLFMTGELIGGYVANSLAIMTDALHMLTDLSGIILTLLALWLSAKSPTKRFTFGFHRLEVLSAIISVLLVYILMAFLLYEAVQRTIHMDYEINGDIMLITAAVGVAVNLIMGFLLNQSGHLHSHSHSHPHSHVPQSNPPNAAQSGGHGHSSLAVRAAFVHALGDLVQSIGVLVAAYIIRFKPEYKIADPICTYVFSILVVLTTVRILCDTGVIIMEGVPKHLNVDRIKEDLMKIEDVYSIEDLNVWSLTAGKTTAIVHLQLVPGSSSKWEEVQAKARHLLLNTFGMYKCSVQLQTYRQERSKTCASCQSSSA
- the SLC30A4 gene encoding probable proton-coupled zinc antiporter SLC30A4 isoform X2 gives rise to the protein MAGLGLWTSIKSLLRKNEDPLFLNDSSAFDFSDEVGDEDFPRFNKLRVVVSDDASESAPETPVNGAPPGLPSDDDSLLDRDIALRSARAGRPDPCSGCSSRRERSKQRKVKQRLTLAALLYLLFMTGELIEVLSAIISVLLVYILMAFLLYEAVQRTIHMDYEINGDIMLITAAVGVAVNLIMGFLLNQSGHLHSHSHSHPHSHVPQSNPPNAAQSGGHGHSSLAVRAAFVHALGDLVQSIGVLVAAYIIRFKPEYKIADPICTYVFSILVVLTTVRILCDTGVIIMEGVPKHLNVDRIKEDLMKIEDVYSIEDLNVWSLTAGKTTAIVHLQLVPGSSSKWEEVQAKARHLLLNTFGMYKCSVQLQTYRQERSKTCASCQSSSA